GGTAACAGCCTCTAGTTGTGGCACTAGCTGTAGCGATACCCCTACAACGCCTGTAAGCGCCAAAGCGGACGCTAAAGAATGTAATGACCAAGTGCTATCACTAGAAACCGTCAGTTGTGGCGCTGCATTGGCTGCTAACAATTGTGGTAGTACACCTGCCGTTAGCTCATGCGGCTCGCCAAGCACCAAAACAACCAGTGGTTGTAACGACAGTAACACTGTAGCTAAGCAAGATAATCGTTGGATGCGGGTATGGCGTTCAACATGGAAAGATTTTAAGCAAGTTTTACCCTACTTAATGATAGGTATTTTACTTGGTTCGTTCATTTACGGATTCATGCCTACCGAGCTGATTGCAAAGTACGCTGGTGAAGGCATGTGGTATGCAATTCCTATTGCAGCAGTCATTGGTATCCCACTCTACATTCGTGCAGAAGCAGTTATCCCATTAAGCTCGGCATTAGTCGCTAAAGGGATGGCGTTAGGTTCAGTCATGGCATTGATTATCGGTAGTGCGGGCGCCAGTTTAACTGAAGTTATTTTGCTAAAGTCGATTTTTAAGAACCAGATGATAGCGGCGTTTCTAGCCGTGATCCTAGGTATGGCGATAGGTGCTGGTTACCTTTACAGCTTCATCTTTGCTTAACGATTACGTTAAACATTGTCACCGACTATTTCCACCAAAAAATCACCTGCTAATACTGATGTTAAAAGTATTAGCAGGTACAACTAATAATTGCGTATAATTGCACCACTGATAAGAGTATCTCAATCGAGTTCCTTTTTAGTGGTGCAAGCTTTCATTTGTTAGCAACCCACCAACTAACAGCGCACTACAAGTACGTAATAGTAAGTTCAGGAATGAGTTTAAAAGCGAATAAACTGACTATAGGAGTCACATAATGGCAAAACATCGCCAAGTACAACCGCAGATAGAACATGAAAGTGGTCGCGGAGTCATTAAAGATAACGCGTTAAAGGCCATCGTCACCAGTACCCTGTTTCGAACACGGACTGAGAAACCTAAAAAAGGCAAAGGGTCTTATAACCGCAAACAGAAGGGGCAAAAGCTGAAGGGCTTAGCCCCTTTTGACTATCTGCGACAGGCATTTTTTTATAACCTGGCTCGCTAGCTTTCCTCCTCCCTAAAACCTCATTAACACCTTCTATATATCTCGCGACACCCTCGCATAATGACTGTTTGCTTTGCCCTACAATAATCGACTATTGATTAAATCAGTGATTGTTGAATTTATCGGTTGACTACAGCGCGCAACAAATAGACTATCAGACCTTCGAGACACTAGATTCTACTGGGTAACATGACGCTTTTATTCACCTCTATTTATACGCAAGTTAATTGCCTGACACTGCGACTCCTCGCCAGTGTGATGTGGCATTCTAGCTGCGCGGTAAATTGGGAATATAATCAATAGTTAGCCACTAGTTCTCGATTCCACACCGCAAGAGTCTGCAGCGCGGTGATGGATATTATCTCCTTTGCTCGCCCTTCTCTCCAGCGGTTCTAATTTAATCTGTATGATTAGCCCAGGTCATTATTGATGACTAAGCAAAAGGAGTGTTGAGATGTCAGCTACAGCATTACCCAAGATGGTTCCAACGGCATTTTTGTCAGTGGTATTAATTTGGTCGACAACGCCGCTAGGTATTGTTTGGAGCAGTGAGTCGGTGCATCCCACCATGGCGGTATTACTGCGAATGCTAATTGCGTTGACCCTTGGGTCGCTGATCATACTGATTGCCCGAATTCGACTGCCATGGAATGCCACTGCCAGAAAGCTATATGCCGTATCATCCATCGGGATTGTTGGTGGTATGCTGTTGAGCTACTTTTCCGCCCGATACTTGCCCTCAAGCACCATGTCACTGATCTTTGGCTTATCGCCGTTGATCTCAGGCTTACTGGCACAGAAATTACTGAATGAGCCCAAATTCGGCCCAATGCGCTTAGTGGCTTTAGCCATGGCATTTGTCGGACTTGGCATTGTATGCTCATCTAAGTTGTCACTGGCGAGTGACAGCTGGATTGGGCTGATATTAATCTTGTCTGCGGTTAGTTTGTTTAGCTTAAGCGGCGTATTAATCAAAACGGTTAAAATCAACATACACCCTATTGCCAGTACCGTCGGTGCACTCATTTATTCAACACCTATGTTTGCTTTAGCGTGGTTACTATTTGATGGCACGATACCCTTTGAAACTTGGCAAACTCGTTCGCTGTTAGCAATCACTTACTTAGGGGTATTTGGTTCACTGATTGGCTTTATTTCCTACTTCTACATTTTGCAGCATCTTAACGCCAGCACGGTTGCGTTAGTGACCTTAATCACGCCAGTATTTGCGATAATGTTAGGTGCACAACTCAATGGTGAAACGATTACGTCAGCGCTAGTGATAGGGGCTGGTTTTGTACTAACGGGGCTAGCCTTGTATCAATTCGGTGACCAGTTACTGCATAAGTTTTGCAAAAAAGGCACCAGTGCTAGGCGTTGAACCACTGCTCTACACACTCTGCATAATGACAACGAGCAGTAATGGCGACGAACATAACCATCAATGTCAGTCGCCGTTTTCAATGGCTGTTGCTACTGGTAAGTCTTGCCTTGGTGTTTAAGCCAACCGCCAATATGTCGACCTTGTGGATCATGATGAGTCCAATGCACCACACCGCCGCGTTCGTTGTATTCATAAACCCCATAAAACGAGATGCTGTCACCTGTTTTTAAACTCTCTATTCTCGGTGCTAAATCGATGTTATGCGCAATCAACAGGGTCTGACCGTTGGCCAGCGTAACGATAAACCGCTGGTGACGACTGCCTTTAGTGTCGTCAGCTAACAGCCGAGTCACAACGCCGCGACTTTGTACCTGTATGCCACTTTGCTGCTGCAAAAATGCCTGGCTTATTCGTAGTTCATCTGCAGCGACAGCTGTTGATATCAATGCAGAGGAGCCATAAGTAGTAACAGAACTACTTGGAGCAACCGTCGGTGCGACGACACGGTTATAGACAAAACTGGCAATCGCCAACACTACCAGCATTATCGCAATACGGTATAACACCCCTTTTATCGGGCTATTACTTAGCGCTTGCTTGTGGTTAGATTGGTTTGAATGGCTCTTGACTGCGCAGCCTTTAACACTAGCGTCAACGCCCTCTATCCGCGCTGCAAATGCTCGTTGCTTACCATCGGCTTGCGTCTCTATTTGAAAATACAGCACATCGCCAACTAAGGGTCGCCTGACCATATGTTGCAGCGCTGACATATGAATAAATACATCATTATCCGCTTGCGTGTTTGCTACTCGAATAAAGCCATAGCCTTTACTATCATTCCAACGAATTAACTGTCCCTTATTAATCACAAGCATCCCTCTGCTAAAAAACGTTGCTGTACTGATTTAGGCCATAAGGCTTGATAGATATTCAGTTGCTCAAACAAGGCATGATAAATGTCCAATGCGGCTAAGGCATCGCCTGCTGCGTAATTAACCTGCTCCTCTGATAATGGCTTATTCAATGGAATAGCCCAGTTAGACAGTGTTACCCGCTTACTTTTAGGCAGTTTAAGTGCCAATACTGTCGCTGCCATCTGCACCGTGCCCATCTGCTTTGCAGCGCCTAGCTGATTCATTAACCAATTGAGATCAAGTATGGGGTTAAGCACGATACCGAAATCTCGCTTCATCGAATTGATGTCACTACGTAGGCCAATACCCACCTTAGTAATATTTGACTGCTCAGCTAGCACTTCTGCAAGTGCCGCCTTAAAGGGCACTATATTAGTGCCGACCATTCTAAACAGATAACAGTGGCTAGTGGTCGCTATTTGAATTAGCGAGATAGGATTGCTATTACGGCGACCTTTTTCGAAGCTAGCGGCAGTTTCAGTATCAAACCCAACCCATTTTTGAGCCTTAATATCATCAATCGCTACCCCTAAAGAATCAGTAGTCACTATGACGATTTGACGCGAAGTGCCATTTAAACGCTCTGATACGCTTTGAGTATTCTCGATACGATAATCACTTAAGCGCGCAACATCTCTATCGCTCATGCGGCAAATCAGATGCGTTCGTAGCAACAGCCAATCAAGTTTCTGCTGGTTCTGTTCATTGGTAATGGAGGTTAAAAATACTTGTTCAGCACTTTCCATTGCAGCGAAATAAGCATCCGCTTGCACACCGAGCGCTTGCCTAATTAGCACCGACTTTTCTGTTGCTAACCCAAATTTATATAAGCTCATGCTGTGTTTCTCAACGCTGTTAATCGCCATTTGCCTAGGATATCTCTTGCCGAATCATAACGCGAAATCCCCCCTTATTGCTTAATAAAATCCAACTGTTAGTATCGAATGCGTCTAATACAATAACAATAAGATGCCGAAAACCATGAAAAAGATGAA
The Shewanella sp. KX20019 DNA segment above includes these coding regions:
- a CDS encoding DUF3465 domain-containing protein, with the translated sequence MINKGQLIRWNDSKGYGFIRVANTQADNDVFIHMSALQHMVRRPLVGDVLYFQIETQADGKQRAFAARIEGVDASVKGCAVKSHSNQSNHKQALSNSPIKGVLYRIAIMLVVLAIASFVYNRVVAPTVAPSSSVTTYGSSALISTAVAADELRISQAFLQQQSGIQVQSRGVVTRLLADDTKGSRHQRFIVTLANGQTLLIAHNIDLAPRIESLKTGDSISFYGVYEYNERGGVVHWTHHDPQGRHIGGWLKHQGKTYQ
- a CDS encoding permease, with the translated sequence MSPEIIIMAKETANMFLFLAAELTVLFLAISYIVGILQEYIPPEKIQSILSSKKGKGYIIAALLGSITPFCSCSTIPFLKGLLRAKAGFGPMMVFLFSSPLLNPIIIGLFVVTFGIKVAVFYFLVAMLVSVTAGYVLEKLGFERYVKPEAYEAVTASSCGTSCSDTPTTPVSAKADAKECNDQVLSLETVSCGAALAANNCGSTPAVSSCGSPSTKTTSGCNDSNTVAKQDNRWMRVWRSTWKDFKQVLPYLMIGILLGSFIYGFMPTELIAKYAGEGMWYAIPIAAVIGIPLYIRAEAVIPLSSALVAKGMALGSVMALIIGSAGASLTEVILLKSIFKNQMIAAFLAVILGMAIGAGYLYSFIFA
- a CDS encoding 3'-5' exonuclease; translated protein: MSLYKFGLATEKSVLIRQALGVQADAYFAAMESAEQVFLTSITNEQNQQKLDWLLLRTHLICRMSDRDVARLSDYRIENTQSVSERLNGTSRQIVIVTTDSLGVAIDDIKAQKWVGFDTETAASFEKGRRNSNPISLIQIATTSHCYLFRMVGTNIVPFKAALAEVLAEQSNITKVGIGLRSDINSMKRDFGIVLNPILDLNWLMNQLGAAKQMGTVQMAATVLALKLPKSKRVTLSNWAIPLNKPLSEEQVNYAAGDALAALDIYHALFEQLNIYQALWPKSVQQRFLAEGCL
- a CDS encoding ribosome alternative rescue factor ArfA produces the protein MAKHRQVQPQIEHESGRGVIKDNALKAIVTSTLFRTRTEKPKKGKGSYNRKQKGQKLKGLAPFDYLRQAFFYNLAR
- a CDS encoding DMT family transporter, with amino-acid sequence MSATALPKMVPTAFLSVVLIWSTTPLGIVWSSESVHPTMAVLLRMLIALTLGSLIILIARIRLPWNATARKLYAVSSIGIVGGMLLSYFSARYLPSSTMSLIFGLSPLISGLLAQKLLNEPKFGPMRLVALAMAFVGLGIVCSSKLSLASDSWIGLILILSAVSLFSLSGVLIKTVKINIHPIASTVGALIYSTPMFALAWLLFDGTIPFETWQTRSLLAITYLGVFGSLIGFISYFYILQHLNASTVALVTLITPVFAIMLGAQLNGETITSALVIGAGFVLTGLALYQFGDQLLHKFCKKGTSARR